The following are encoded together in the Humulus lupulus chromosome 5, drHumLupu1.1, whole genome shotgun sequence genome:
- the LOC133778993 gene encoding uncharacterized protein LOC133778993 has protein sequence MARKKKGSSKLVVISDEVVEDLPSIQDEGPVMFHDDVFHDPCEELELERGVELNRSSPKAASWAEEAEGSEFQRSAKDVWSKFKWNQVLTPSTRLNYTAPLKMGDQFVAQLYMEEVETEASFWKNAIVCIVLGANPPFRAFEGFVKRIWGNLGVDMIVRMHSGFTLVNFRDEATRDLILETGVIHFDQKPVVLRPWTPDMDSVRMVKSVPVWIRLNGLGLQYWGKNNLSAMVSTIGRPVMVDKVTQSRSMVK, from the coding sequence atgGCTCGGAAGAAGAAAGGGTCATCGAAGCTGGTGGTGATTTCCGATGAGGTGGTGGAAGACCTCCCTTCGATCCAAGATGAGGGTCCTGTAATGTTTCATGATGATGTGTTTCATGATCCGTGTGAAGAATTGGAGCTGGAACGAGGTGTGGAGTTGAATCGCTCCTCTCCTAAAGCTGCGAGTTGGGCTGAGGAGGCTGAGGGTTCTGAGTTTCAGAGGTCAGCTAAGGACGTATGGAGTAAATTCAAGTGGAATCAGGTTCTTACCCCGTCTACGCGTCTAAATTACACTGCACCGTTGAAGATGGGTGATCAATTTGTGGCTCAGTTATACATGGAGGAGGTGGAGACTGAAGCTTCATTCTGGAAGAATGCGATTGTTTGCATTGTTTTGGGAGCTAATCCACCTTTTAGAGCTTTTGAAGGGTTTGTCAAGAGAATTTGGGGTAATTTGGGTGTTGATATGATTGTTAGAATGCACTCAGGATTTACCCTTGTTAACTTCAGAGATGAAGCTACTCGGGATCTGATTTTGGAAACGGGAGTCATACATTTTGATCAAAAACCGGTGGTTCTTCGTCCTTGGACACCAGATATGGACTCAGTGAGAATGGTCAAATCGGTACCAGTTTGGATTCGACTGAATGGTTTGGGTCTACAATACTGGGGAAAAAATAATCTCAGTGCTATGGTGAGTACAATAGGGAGGCCGGTTATGGTGGATAAAGTGACACAAAGTAGATCAATGGTGAAATAG